Proteins from a genomic interval of Musa acuminata AAA Group cultivar baxijiao chromosome BXJ1-9, Cavendish_Baxijiao_AAA, whole genome shotgun sequence:
- the LOC135593069 gene encoding oxysterol-binding protein-related protein 4B-like isoform X2, producing MPKSQLQCYGEAVYCFGEDYLNKCAKGKSSLERFASVVAWSISTTRPALFGQAPFNPILGETHHVSRGSLNVLLEQVSHHPPVSALHATDAKDNVELIWCHKPVPRFHGASVEAVIKGKRHLRLLKFGENYEMDSPNLLIKLLPTTGADWVGDVSIRCKDSGLEADLCYYKSHAFLGFGGSSKSVRGKIFHSKTLKTIYEIDGQWDRIVKLKDVHSGEVTILYDAKKAISGLKTPILQAPQNLWPTESATVWSEVSQAILNKEWGKASAAKQIIEEKQRKLQRERKSSGELWVPKHFTVTHTKENEWDCSPLEQSVPPAPIIVHP from the exons ATGCCAAAATCACAACTTCAATGCTATGGGGAAGCAGTTTACTGTTTCGGTGAGGACTACTTAAACAAATGTGCCAAAGGAAAGAGCAGCCTTGAAAGGTTTGCTTCGGTAGTGGCATGGAGCATATCAACTACAAGACCTGCATTATTTGGACAGGCTCCTTTCAATCCCATTCTAGGAGAAACTCATCATGTCTCCAGGGGATCCCTCAACGTGCTCCTCGAGCAG GTCTCACATCACCCCCCAGTGTCTGCCCTCCATGCAACTGATGCAAAGGATAATGTAGAACTGATATGGTGCCACAAACCAGTTCCCAGGTTCCATG GTGCAAGTGTTGAAGCTGTAATCAAAGGAAAGAGGCACCTGAGGCTCTTGAAGTTTGGTGAGAACTACGAGATGGATTCACCAAACTTGTTGATAAAATTACTTCCAACAACTGGTGCTGATTGGGTTGGGGATGTAAGCATCAGGTGTAAAGATTCTGGTCTTGAGGCAGATCTCTGCTATTACAAGAGCCATGCATTCCTCGGATTTGGTGGCAGCTCTAAGTCTGTCAGGGGAAAGATATTTCACTCAAAGACACTAAAGACTATCTACGAGATCGACGGCCAGTGGGACAG AATTGTCAAACTGAAGGATGTCCACAGCGGGGAGGTCACAATCTTGTATGATGCCAAGAAAGCCATCTCaggacttaagactcctattctgcAGGCTCCACAG AACTTGTGGCCTACCGAATCAGCTACGGTGTGGAGCGAAGTAAGCCAAGCCATTTTGAATAAGGAATGGGGAAAAGCTTCAGCGGCAAAGCAGATCATAGAGGAGAAGCAGAGGAAGCTGCAACGAGAACGGAAATCTAGTGGGGAACTTTGGGTCCCCAAGCATTTCACGGTCACCCATACCAAGGAAAATGAGTGGGATTGCTCGCCCTTGGAGCAGTCGGTCCCACCTGCTCCAATTATCGTTCATCCCTga
- the LOC135593069 gene encoding oxysterol-binding protein-related protein 4C-like isoform X1, which yields MIQDEAAAGPRATTAVLTPPLSLDGGLAAEHRPPNLLRRVLSFFGSVRPGSDLTQFQLPSLFNMPKSQLQCYGEAVYCFGEDYLNKCAKGKSSLERFASVVAWSISTTRPALFGQAPFNPILGETHHVSRGSLNVLLEQVSHHPPVSALHATDAKDNVELIWCHKPVPRFHGASVEAVIKGKRHLRLLKFGENYEMDSPNLLIKLLPTTGADWVGDVSIRCKDSGLEADLCYYKSHAFLGFGGSSKSVRGKIFHSKTLKTIYEIDGQWDRIVKLKDVHSGEVTILYDAKKAISGLKTPILQAPQNLWPTESATVWSEVSQAILNKEWGKASAAKQIIEEKQRKLQRERKSSGELWVPKHFTVTHTKENEWDCSPLEQSVPPAPIIVHP from the exons ATG ATCCAGGACGAGGCGGCAGCGGGGCCACGGGCGACGACGGCGGTGCTGACGCCGCCGCTGTCGCTGGATGGAGGACTGGCTGCGGAGCACCGCCCCCCCAACCTTCTTCGACGGGTGTTGAGTTTCTTCGGGAGCGTACGGCCAGGATCCGATCTCACTCAATTCCAG TTACCTTCTCTCTTCAACATGCCAAAATCACAACTTCAATGCTATGGGGAAGCAGTTTACTGTTTCGGTGAGGACTACTTAAACAAATGTGCCAAAGGAAAGAGCAGCCTTGAAAGGTTTGCTTCGGTAGTGGCATGGAGCATATCAACTACAAGACCTGCATTATTTGGACAGGCTCCTTTCAATCCCATTCTAGGAGAAACTCATCATGTCTCCAGGGGATCCCTCAACGTGCTCCTCGAGCAG GTCTCACATCACCCCCCAGTGTCTGCCCTCCATGCAACTGATGCAAAGGATAATGTAGAACTGATATGGTGCCACAAACCAGTTCCCAGGTTCCATG GTGCAAGTGTTGAAGCTGTAATCAAAGGAAAGAGGCACCTGAGGCTCTTGAAGTTTGGTGAGAACTACGAGATGGATTCACCAAACTTGTTGATAAAATTACTTCCAACAACTGGTGCTGATTGGGTTGGGGATGTAAGCATCAGGTGTAAAGATTCTGGTCTTGAGGCAGATCTCTGCTATTACAAGAGCCATGCATTCCTCGGATTTGGTGGCAGCTCTAAGTCTGTCAGGGGAAAGATATTTCACTCAAAGACACTAAAGACTATCTACGAGATCGACGGCCAGTGGGACAG AATTGTCAAACTGAAGGATGTCCACAGCGGGGAGGTCACAATCTTGTATGATGCCAAGAAAGCCATCTCaggacttaagactcctattctgcAGGCTCCACAG AACTTGTGGCCTACCGAATCAGCTACGGTGTGGAGCGAAGTAAGCCAAGCCATTTTGAATAAGGAATGGGGAAAAGCTTCAGCGGCAAAGCAGATCATAGAGGAGAAGCAGAGGAAGCTGCAACGAGAACGGAAATCTAGTGGGGAACTTTGGGTCCCCAAGCATTTCACGGTCACCCATACCAAGGAAAATGAGTGGGATTGCTCGCCCTTGGAGCAGTCGGTCCCACCTGCTCCAATTATCGTTCATCCCTga